A stretch of DNA from Candidatus Omnitrophota bacterium:
CCCCTATTCTCTCCGGATCAGACTACTTTGACAAGTCCCAGCGAGGCGACGAACGTCTTTCCTTATTTGTAATAAATGCCGAGAGCAGGTCTTTGTCTTCGTTGGATATCTTAGTGAATTGTATGCCCAGCCTGTAATGCCCCTGTGACTTCATTGAGCAGGACCTGACCGAGCCGGTCACTCGCATCGGCTCTTTGCGATCCTTGCCCGCTTCTGCGGCAAAAGGGGCGGATTCTATATTAATATCCAGGATAACGCCCGGCGGTATCAGATAAAGCGAATCCAGGCCGCAACCCTGCACGCTTATATCCAGAAGCCCTGCTTTCTGAAAGACCGCTTTGCCGGACGCGTCTTTCGCGGGCACATTCAATTTTATCGTCTTCTCTGTCGCTTCATCGATCGCGTATTCCGCGAGAAAATTAACGGGCTCCCTCTTTTGCCCTCTCGTTTCCATCGGCGCCATAACTGCCTCCCCGTATTCAAACTTTTTCTTTTTTACTTAAAGTATCTTTCGGTTGCCAGGTCCCACTTCCCCTGCGTCTTCAATATCATGTCGCATATCTCGCGCACCGCGCCGCGGCCGCCCATCTTAGAAGTCACATAATGGGCTTCCGCTTTCACTTCATCCATCGCGTTCGGTACGGCTACGGCAAACCCGACCCTTTTCAATACGGGTATGTCTATGAGATCGTCCCCTATAAAACATACATCTTCCGGCGACACTTTAAATACCTTTAACGCCTTATTGAAAGGTATCAGCTTATTCATGAATCCCTGATATGTTTTCGCGACCTTCATGTCACGACCGCGCAATTTGACTATCCTGGACTTCTTCGCCGTGATTATGGCGCTCTTTATACCGGCCCTATTCAGGAGGGTTATCCCGAAACCGTCCTGGACGTCAAAGAATTTCAACTCGTCGCCGTAGATGCTGTATATTATCCGGCCGTCGGTCATCACACCGTCGATGTCTAGGATCAACAGCTTGATGCGTCTTGCTCTCTCGGTAATTTCCTGATTTATAGAATTTAACATTTAGGCACCAAGAACAGTTATAAGTTGTAAGCTGTAAGTTTTAAGTAAAAATTTTAAGATATTCCTCAAACTTATAACTTACGACTTAAAACTTACTACTTTCCACGCTATTTTTATGCCAGCTACACCAGTCCCGCCTTCAGCAGGTCCTGGACGTCTATCAGTCCTATCGGCCGCTTTTTGTCGTCGACAACCGGTATCTCATCTATCTTTTTGGAGCGGAGTATATCGAAAGCTTCCGCGGCCAGTTTCTCTTTCTTTATCACGACCGGACCTTTAGTCATCACGTCCTTGACCTTCATGTTTATAAGGCCGGGTTTAGATTCGAGGTGGCGCCTGAGGTCTCCGTCCGTGAATATGCCCGTAAGGGCGCCTTTACGGTCGACTACGCTCGCGCTTCCCGCCCTTGCTTTCGTTATCGCCAGGAGCACGCGCTTGACGGTAAAATCTTCGCCTACCACAGGGCTTTCGTGCCCTTTTCTCATTATGTCACTCACCTTCAATAACAGACGTTTGCCGAGTATGCCGCCCGGATGATAGAAAGCGAAATCCTTCTCTTTAAAACCTTTCTTTTCCAGAAGGGCGACCGCAAGAGCGTCGCCCATCGCGAGCATTGCCGTCGTCGAGGTCGTGGGCGCCAGCCCCATGGAACAGGCTTCTCTTTTTACTGATACATCGATGGTGTAATCGGCGATCCGCCCTAGCGTGGAACGCACATTACCGGTCATCGCAATAATACGCGCCCCTATCTTCTTCACTATTGGCAGGAACTTCACTATCTCGTCCGTCTCGCCGCTATTGGAAAGCGCCAATATCAGGTCGTCCTTCGTCACCCGCCCAAGGTCCCCGTGAAGAGCTTCGGCGGGATGGAGATACAGGGAAGGCGTGCCGGTCGAAGAGAGCGTGGCGGATATCTTCTGCGCGATAAAACCCGGTTTACCCATGCCCGTTACTATCACGCGCCCCTTTATCCTGCAGACCGCGTTGACGATACCTTCGAAGTCGGCGCCTACCCGCCTCATGAGGCTGGAGAGCGCGTCGCGCTCGATCCTCAATACTTCCCTGGCGATCCTGTCTGACATTATTTCACCGCCTCTTCCACTTTTCTAAGCTTTACCAGCATCTTCTCCAGCTCGTCCAATCCCAGCGAGTTAGGCCCGTCGCTCGGCGCTTTTTCGGGATCCTCATGGACCTCCAGGAAGACCCCGTCCGCGCCGCAGGCTATCGAAGCCATGGCCAGATACGGTATAAATTTGCTTTCGCCGCCCGAACGCTCCCCCAGGCCTCCGGGCATCTGGACGGAATGCGTGGCGTCGTATATCACAGGATATCCGAACTCTTTCATGATCATTATAGAGCGGAAGTCGCTCACGAGATTATTATAACCGAAGGCAACGCCTCTCTCAGTAAGGAGTATATTCCTGTTCCGGGCGGATTCGATCTTTTTTATAATATGCCTTATGTCCCAGGGCGCGAGGAACTGCCCCTTTTTAATATTGACCACTTTGCCGGTCTGGGCGGCGGCTACTATTAGATCGGTCTGTCTCGAGAGGAACGCCGGTATCTGGATGATGTCGAGGACCTTTGAAGCCTCTCTTATTTCGGCTTTGCAGTGGACGTCGGACAATATGGGGACCTTGAGTTCGTCTTTAACGCGTTTTAATATCTTAAGCCCTTTTGTCAGCCCGGGGCCGCGGTAGGAATCTATTGAAGTGCGGTTCGCTTTATCGTAACTTGATTTATATATGAACGGGATGCGCAGACGTTTGGTAATATCCTTAAGGGCTTTGGCGTGTTTAAGCGCGCTCGCTTCGGATTCGATCACGCATGGCCCGGCTATCAGGACAAAGGGGCGGCCTGCGCCTATCTTCACGTTGCCAATATTAATTTCTCGCGTCATGTTCATGTCCAGGTTACGTAATGTTAGAGAATGTTAATTAAAGTTACGTAAGGTTACCGCACTTTTGTAACATTACGTAACCTTCACTAACCTTACGTAACATTATGTAACCTTTTTCCTATTTCTCCCTCTCCTTTAACAGCGCATCCTCGGCCCTTTTCAGGTCTTCGGGCCTGTCTACGCCGACCGTGTCGAACTTCGTCTCGACGGTCTTTATCTTATATCCGTACTCGAGGACCCTCAGCTGTTCGAGCTTCTCGGCATTCTCCAGCGAGGATTTCGGGAGGTTCCTGAAAGTGAACAGGAAGTCTTTTGTAAAAGCGTATATGCCTATATGTTTGTAATAGACGGGTCTCTTCTTCTCGTCTTTCGACGCGGTCCTGTTGTAAGGTATCGCGTATCTGGAAAAATATAAGGCGTATCCGTTCCTGTCGACGACCACCTTGACCACATTTGAATTCGTAAGCTCTGAATCGTCCTCCACCTTCTTTATCACGGTTGCCATCTGGGCGATCTTCTCTTCGCCGAGGGCGATCACGAGGTTGTCTATTATTATAGGTTTGATCAGGGGCTCATCCCCCTGGATATTCACGGCGATCTCTACGTCAAGAGGATTCACCACCTCGGCAAGACGGTCGGTCCCGGAAGGCTGGTCCGGGGAGGTGTAGATGGCCTTGCCTCCGAATCCCTGGACGACCTTCAATATCCGCTCGTCATCGCATGCGACGACAAGGTCGTCCAATGTCTTAGCCTTTTTGGCGTTCTCCCACACGTGCTGAATAACGGGCTTGCCCAGCAGGTTCGCCAGTACTTTTCCCTCGAATCTCGTCGCGCCCCAACGGGCCGGTATAACTCCTATCGCTTTCACTTTTCCAGCTCCCTCTTAATTCGTTCTATAAGCTCACCCGGCGTAACGACAGCTATGCCGACCTTCCCTACGACTATCCCCGCGGCGCAGTTCGCCACATGCGCCGATTGCACAGGATCGAGTCCGGACGCAAGAGACAGGGTATAGCTCGCTATGACGGTATCGCCCGCGCCGGATACATCGAAGACTTCCTGCGCGACTGTTGCTATCTGCTTCATCGGTTTCGCTTTCTGGAATACCGCCATCCCGTTCTCACCCAGTGTTATAAGGGCGATCCCGCATTTAAGTTTTGACAGTAATTTCCTGCCGGCGCTCACCAGGCTCTTATCGTCCTTGATCTCGAACCCTACGGCTTTAGACGCTTCGTGGTTATTAGGAGTGATCAAGGTCACGCCTTTATAGAATTTAAAGTTCTCCTCTTTCGGGTCGACCGCGATTATCTTCTTGTATTTTTTTGCCAGAGGAATGACTTTGCTTAGCAACTTAGGCGTTATGACCCCTTTGCCGTAATCCTCAATGATCACGGCGTCGACCGACCTGATGACATTCCCTATGCGGCGGATCATCTTCTGGACGATCTCCTCGCTTATGGACTCCGCCCTCTCTTTGTCGATCCGGACGACCTGCTGGTGCTGGGCAACGACCCTCGTCTTCAATATCGTCGGCCTGGATTCGTCCTTAAATATTCCCGTAGTATCTATACCATCCTGTGAAAGAACGCCTTTCAGCACGGCTCCCCGGTCGTCGTCTCCCACTACGCCTATGAGCGATACATTCGCGCCTAACGACCTGAGATTGTTAGCGACATTCGACGCGCCGCCGGGCATGTAACTCTCTTTTTTGACCCATACCACCGGGACGGGCGCCTCGGGAGAGATACGGCTGACGTCGCCCCACAGGAATTCGTCCAGGATGAGGTCTCCGATCACAAGGACCTTCACCTTCTTGAATCCCATTATCGTTTTTTTAATGCCGGCTATGCCTAAAGATCTCATATCTTCTCGATTATGGAACGGTATAAAAGCGGCATCATTATCTCGTGATGGCCGATCATGTTATATGCCTTACCGCCCGTGGACGTCGGCCTCGAAAGGATGTTCTGATGCGGCCTGTACTGGTTTATCATGTCAAAATTGGCGGTAGTGAATACCCTGGCCTTGTAGCCCAGGTTCCTGGCGACGGTCAATGCCTTTAGGAAGACCTCGGGCAGTATTACCGCCGAACCGAAATTTATCGCCACGCCTTCGTCGAGCCTGGAGACGCTGTATATGAAATTTTTAAAATCGAGCAGCGACCCTTCTCCTATGGCTTCTCCGTTAGCGGACGGATGTTGATGTATTATGTCGGTCCCTATGGCAACGTGCACTGTAACGGGCGCGTCCATGGCATGACCTGTCGCGAGAATACTCAGATCCCTGTGAGGCAGCTTCGAACTGACTATGCTGCCGCCCACAGACTCTCCTATTCCCATGCCCTTAGAGAAACCCGAGTTTATAGCGTCGTTTATGAAACTGGCCGTCTCTTTGGCCATCCCGAAAGAACCGTCGACTATCCCCTCGCCCACATCTTCGCTCGTCCTTCCTATCATGGCTATTTCCGTGTCGTGGATTATTCCCGCGCCGTTCAACGCGACGGCCTTAACGACCCCTCTCTTCATAAGGTCTATGACGAGCGGCGAGAGCCCGCATTTTATCACATGCGCGCCCATCATCAATATGACCATCTTATCTTTTTTATACGCCTCGACTATAGCGTCAGTAAGCGCTCTCAGATTCCGGCTCGCGAGGATGTCCGGCAGGCCGTCGTAAAAGTCCTTGAAACCGGAACCCTTCTTCGTGACCTTGGCGAAATCCTTTATCGCTACTTTGCACTTCCGCGCGTCAAGGGATATCGTCTTTATTTTGGTCAGGTCGACCTTTTCTCTTTTCATGAATATGTCCTTATTATATATAAAACGTTATAAGTTTATCACGACAGGAGCATATCGTCAAATATTAATAT
This window harbors:
- a CDS encoding PilZ domain-containing protein, encoding MAPMETRGQKREPVNFLAEYAIDEATEKTIKLNVPAKDASGKAVFQKAGLLDISVQGCGLDSLYLIPPGVILDINIESAPFAAEAGKDRKEPMRVTGSVRSCSMKSQGHYRLGIQFTKISNEDKDLLSAFITNKERRSSPRWDLSK
- a CDS encoding HAD hydrolase family protein, with protein sequence MLNSINQEITERARRIKLLILDIDGVMTDGRIIYSIYGDELKFFDVQDGFGITLLNRAGIKSAIITAKKSRIVKLRGRDMKVAKTYQGFMNKLIPFNKALKVFKVSPEDVCFIGDDLIDIPVLKRVGFAVAVPNAMDEVKAEAHYVTSKMGGRGAVREICDMILKTQGKWDLATERYFK
- a CDS encoding KpsF/GutQ family sugar-phosphate isomerase yields the protein MSDRIAREVLRIERDALSSLMRRVGADFEGIVNAVCRIKGRVIVTGMGKPGFIAQKISATLSSTGTPSLYLHPAEALHGDLGRVTKDDLILALSNSGETDEIVKFLPIVKKIGARIIAMTGNVRSTLGRIADYTIDVSVKREACSMGLAPTTSTTAMLAMGDALAVALLEKKGFKEKDFAFYHPGGILGKRLLLKVSDIMRKGHESPVVGEDFTVKRVLLAITKARAGSASVVDRKGALTGIFTDGDLRRHLESKPGLINMKVKDVMTKGPVVIKKEKLAAEAFDILRSKKIDEIPVVDDKKRPIGLIDVQDLLKAGLV
- the kdsA gene encoding 3-deoxy-8-phosphooctulonate synthase — its product is MTREINIGNVKIGAGRPFVLIAGPCVIESEASALKHAKALKDITKRLRIPFIYKSSYDKANRTSIDSYRGPGLTKGLKILKRVKDELKVPILSDVHCKAEIREASKVLDIIQIPAFLSRQTDLIVAAAQTGKVVNIKKGQFLAPWDIRHIIKKIESARNRNILLTERGVAFGYNNLVSDFRSIMIMKEFGYPVIYDATHSVQMPGGLGERSGGESKFIPYLAMASIACGADGVFLEVHEDPEKAPSDGPNSLGLDELEKMLVKLRKVEEAVK
- the kdsB gene encoding 3-deoxy-manno-octulosonate cytidylyltransferase, whose amino-acid sequence is MKAIGVIPARWGATRFEGKVLANLLGKPVIQHVWENAKKAKTLDDLVVACDDERILKVVQGFGGKAIYTSPDQPSGTDRLAEVVNPLDVEIAVNIQGDEPLIKPIIIDNLVIALGEEKIAQMATVIKKVEDDSELTNSNVVKVVVDRNGYALYFSRYAIPYNRTASKDEKKRPVYYKHIGIYAFTKDFLFTFRNLPKSSLENAEKLEQLRVLEYGYKIKTVETKFDTVGVDRPEDLKRAEDALLKEREK
- the rfaE1 gene encoding D-glycero-beta-D-manno-heptose-7-phosphate kinase — protein: MRSLGIAGIKKTIMGFKKVKVLVIGDLILDEFLWGDVSRISPEAPVPVVWVKKESYMPGGASNVANNLRSLGANVSLIGVVGDDDRGAVLKGVLSQDGIDTTGIFKDESRPTILKTRVVAQHQQVVRIDKERAESISEEIVQKMIRRIGNVIRSVDAVIIEDYGKGVITPKLLSKVIPLAKKYKKIIAVDPKEENFKFYKGVTLITPNNHEASKAVGFEIKDDKSLVSAGRKLLSKLKCGIALITLGENGMAVFQKAKPMKQIATVAQEVFDVSGAGDTVIASYTLSLASGLDPVQSAHVANCAAGIVVGKVGIAVVTPGELIERIKRELEK